In Helianthus annuus cultivar XRQ/B chromosome 9, HanXRQr2.0-SUNRISE, whole genome shotgun sequence, the following are encoded in one genomic region:
- the LOC110901160 gene encoding uncharacterized protein LOC110901160 — translation MVKNCSVSDRISGDGLWLSKHNPDADSERREWNDLSTALGSVSCSSRADKWVWLGVGSDSFSVAAVKKLIDGTKDFSSRYVLDWCSWVPIKCNVFMWRAELGRIPTVGALSRRGVMVENSECCFCSAGSDSVSHLFTSCPFALNLWEKISLWCRVHRFFVFSFRDLVEVHNSGPRLESEKKAIQGVIYTACWLLWKAKNDFRFNNKRCSVEEIFC, via the coding sequence ATGGTGAAGAATTGCAGTGTTAGTGACAGAATAAGCGGGGACGGTTTATGGCTTTCGAAGCATAATCCGGACGCGGATTCGGAGAGGAGGGAATGGAATGATTTATCCACAGCATTGGGCTCGGTTTCTTGTTCTTCTCGGGCCGATAAATGGGTCTGGCTAGGGGTTGGCTCGGACTCCTTCTCTGTGGCGGCGGTCAAGAAGCTCATTGACGGGACGAAGGATTTTAGTAGCCGCTATGTGCTGGATTGGTGTTCTTGGGTCCCGATAAAATGCAATGTCTTTATGTGGCGGGCGGAGTTAGGTCGGATCCCCACTGTGGGGGCTCTTTCTAGAAGAGGGGTTATGGTGGAGAATTCCGAGTGCTGTTTTTGTAGCGCTGGATCGGACTCGGTCTCTCATTTATTCACTTCGTGTCCGTTTGCGTTAAACCTTTGGGAGAAGATCAGTCTGTGGTGTCGGGTGCATAGATTTTTTGTTTTTTCCTTTAGAGATTTGGTCGAAGTTCACAACTCCGGTCCTAGATTGGAGTCGGAGAAAAAGGCGATTCAAGGGGTTATCTACACAGCTTGTTGGTTGTTGTGGAAGGCGAAGAACGACTTTCGGTTCAATAACAAGAGGTGTAGTGTGGAAGAGATTTTTTGCTAA
- the LOC110927290 gene encoding probable inactive receptor kinase At5g67200, which produces MFCIPLYYEKNSINRKKKEANKKRQLTYSTPQTMCALPKPFLRHHRHRFFTLFLLLTVSTAVPNPVESETQLPSDAVSLLKFKLKADTNNKLLYNLNERFDYCQWQGVKCVQGRVVRFVLQSCGLSGTFADNTLARLDQLRVLSLRNNSLTGPIPDLSTLTNLKALFLDHNTFSGTFPVSLVSLHRLQSLDLARNNLSGPLPVQLSNLDRLSNLHLEWNRFTGSLPPLNQTTLQVLNVSGNNLTGPIPAVLSRFDASAFLLNPNLCGKVVNRICDSKSPFFDAPSGVTAPAPELQNAGSQGLTVSPPSTRRHKRLGVILGFVIGLLIVIAFVISIFAVLNKRRYRHRTKSVAFSSDEEIENDNGNGIAVAAISTTATAVPIVNKEVKVKDQKLQLPQQHREKTGNLIFCEGETAMYGLEHLMSASAELLGRGTIGTTYKAVMDNQLIVTVKRLDAGKTAITSGEAFEKHLEAVGGLRHPNLVPVRAYFQAKQERLVIYDYQANGSLFNLIHGSRSTRAKPLHWTSCLKIAEDIALGLAYIHQASRLIHNNLKATNVLLGSDFEACLTDYCLLSLADPTAIDESISTGYKAPELRKSFHRATTKSDVYAFGVLLLELLSGRPPSQHPHLAPEDMAEWVRAMRENDDMPNDNRLGMLVEVAAVCSMTSPEQRPIMRQVLKMLQEIKETAGNDDDDNTYKGYS; this is translated from the exons ATGTTCTGCATTCCCCTGTATTATGAAAAAAATTCAATCAACAGAAAGAAAAAAGAAGCAAACAAAAAGAGACAACTCACTTACTCCACTCCTCAAACAATGTGCGCCCTACCTAAACCCTTCctccgccaccaccgccaccgcttCTTCACTCTCTTCCTCCTCCTCACCGTCTCCACCGCCGTCCCAAACCCAGTGGAATCAGAAACACAACTCCCCTCCGACGCCGTTTCACTCCTCAAATTCAAACTCAAAGCTGATACTAACAACAAGCTACTCTACAACCTCAACGAGCGGTTCGACTACTGTCAATGGCAAGGTGTCAAGTGTGTCCAAGGTCGAGTGGTTCGGTTCGTCCTCCAGAGCTGCGGCTTGAGCGGCACCTTTGCTGATAACACATTGGCTCGTCTGGACCAGCTACGTGTCCTCAGCCTCCGCAACAACTCACTCACTGGTCCCATACCTGACCTCTCTACTCTCACCAACCTCAAAGCACTCTTCCTTGACCACAACACTTTTTCTGGAACCTTCCCGGTGTCACTGGTTTCGCTTCACCGGCTCCAGTCGCTCGATCTCGCTCGCAATAACCTCTCCGGTCCACTCCCGGTTCAGCTCAGTAACCTAGACCGGCTCAGCAACCTCCACTTGGAATGGAACCGGTTCACCGGCTCGCTTCCGCCTCTCAACCAAACAACTCTCCAAGTGTTAAATGTCTCCGGCAACAACCTCACCGGACCGATACCGGCGGTTCTCTCGAGGTTCGATGCTTCAGCCTTCTTGTTAAACCCTAACCTCTGCGGTAAGGTTGTTAACAGAATATGCGACTCGAAGTCTCCGTTCTTTGACGCTCCGTCCGGCGTAACTGCTCCGGCGCCGGAGCTTCAAAACGCAGGGTCGCAAGGTTTAACTGTATCTCCGCCGTCCACACGGCGGCACAAGAGGCTAGGTGTAATCCTAGGGTTTGTTATTGGACTCCTAATCGTTATAGCGTTTGTTATATCGATTTTTGCTGTTTTGAATAAGCGAAGGTATCGACATCGAACGAAATCAGTGGCGTTCAGTTCCGATGAAGAAATTGAAAACGATAACGGAAACGGAATAGCCGTTGCTGCGATTTCTACAACGGCAACCGCAGTTCCGATTGTTAACAAGGAGGTTAAAGTTAAAGATCAGAAACTGCAGTTACCTCAACAGCACAGAGAGAAAACCGGAAATCTGATATTCTGTGAAGGAGAGACGGCAATGTACGGTCTGGAACATCTGATGTCAGCATCGGCGGAGTTGTTAGGGAGAGGAACGATCGGAACGACGTACAAAGCAGTTATGGATAACCAGCTGATTGTGACGGTGAAGAGGCTTGACGCCGGGAAGACCGCCATAACTTCCGGTGAAGCTTTTGAGAAGCATCTGGAGGCGGTTGGAGGTCTCAGGCATCCGAATTTGGTTCCGGTTAGGGCTTATTTTCAAGCGAAGCAAGAGAGGCTTGTTATTTATGATTATCAAGCAAATGGCAGTTTGTTCAACCTCATTCATG GATCAAGATCAACAAGGGCAAAACCACTGCACTGGACATCCTGTTTGAAAATTGCTGAAGATATAGCACTAGGCCTTGCTTACATCCACCAAGCTTCAAGACTCATTCACAACAATCTAAAAGCCACCAACGTCCTACTTGGTTCCGATTTCGAGGCCTGTCTCACGGACTACTGCCTTCTGTCCCTTGCGGACCCCACTGCTATTGACGAATCCATATCCACAGGTTACAAAGCCCCGGAACTAAGAAAATCGTTCCACCGAGCCACAACAAAATCAGATGTATATGCCTTTGGAGTCCTGTTGTTGGAACTTCTATCCGGTAGGCCTCCTTCCCAGCATCCACACCTAGCCCCTGAGGATATGGCTGAATGGGTGCGAGCAATGAGGGAGAACGACGACATGCCAAATGATAACAGGCTTGGAATGCTTGTTGAAGTAGCGGCTGTTTGTAGCATGACGTCACCCGAACAAAGGCCCATAATGAGACAAGTGTTAAAGATGTTACAGGAGATTAAGGAGACTGCCGGTaacgatgatgatgataacaCATATAAGGGATATTCATGA